In Afipia sp. GAS231, a single window of DNA contains:
- a CDS encoding flavin reductase family protein, translating to MSDAPKHPADPANEFATDNSAIDPRDFRNALGTFATGVTIVTAMAADGKPYGVTCNSFASVSLNPPLVLWSLGMFSQGLTIFQNASHFTVNILGASQQALASRFAKSSGDKFAGVSWAPGLGNAPVLADSVANFQCRAANRYYGGDHIIFLGAVEAYAYNRQEPLLFARGGFGRFTADESK from the coding sequence ATGTCCGACGCACCCAAACATCCGGCCGATCCGGCCAACGAATTCGCCACCGACAACTCGGCGATAGATCCCCGGGACTTTCGCAATGCGCTGGGTACATTCGCGACCGGCGTCACCATTGTTACGGCGATGGCGGCCGACGGAAAGCCTTACGGCGTGACCTGCAACTCGTTTGCCTCGGTGTCCCTGAATCCGCCGCTGGTGTTGTGGAGTCTCGGCATGTTCTCGCAAGGTCTGACCATCTTCCAGAATGCCAGTCATTTCACCGTCAATATTCTCGGCGCCTCCCAGCAGGCGCTGGCGTCGCGATTCGCAAAATCCTCCGGCGACAAATTCGCCGGCGTGAGCTGGGCGCCGGGGCTCGGCAACGCGCCGGTGCTGGCGGACAGTGTTGCCAATTTCCAATGCCGTGCCGCGAACCGTTACTATGGCGGCGACCACATCATCTTCCTCGGCGCGGTCGAGGCCTATGCCTACAACCGGCAGGAGCCGCTGCTGTTCGCGCGGGGCGGTTTCGGCCGGTTTACTGCTGACGAGAGCAAGTAG
- a CDS encoding xanthine dehydrogenase family protein subunit M: MKASAFAYARATSVENALELLADQGDRAKVLSGGQSLMPAMNLRLISPELVVDIGGLAELRGIAVKEGILTIGALTRHVDLLKSTEIAAHAPLLADAIIHVAHPAIRNRGTIGGSLAHADPASELPACMLALRATIIVRGPGGERRIAAAGFFTGIYETVLSPQELLVAVELPVAPRVSTHFFHEFARRHGDYAIVGLAAQAVVYDGRFTDLRLGFFAVGDRPLLARAAGKLINAAVTPALLSDALSALADELDPQEDHQATPAMRRHLAKVLLTRCVAALLSRPELDAGALI; this comes from the coding sequence ATGAAGGCCTCGGCTTTCGCTTATGCCCGCGCGACCAGCGTCGAAAATGCGCTGGAATTGCTGGCCGATCAGGGCGACAGGGCCAAGGTCTTGTCGGGTGGCCAGAGCCTGATGCCGGCGATGAACTTGCGGCTGATCTCTCCCGAACTCGTTGTCGACATCGGCGGCCTTGCCGAGTTGCGCGGGATTGCGGTCAAGGAGGGGATCCTCACCATCGGAGCCCTGACCCGCCACGTCGATCTGCTGAAATCCACCGAAATCGCGGCCCACGCACCTCTGCTGGCGGATGCGATCATCCACGTAGCGCATCCGGCGATCCGCAATCGCGGCACGATCGGGGGAAGTCTGGCCCACGCCGACCCAGCCTCGGAACTGCCGGCCTGCATGCTCGCGCTGAGGGCCACCATCATCGTCCGCGGTCCCGGCGGTGAACGGCGAATTGCCGCAGCGGGATTCTTCACCGGAATATACGAGACAGTACTGTCGCCGCAGGAATTGCTGGTGGCGGTCGAACTGCCGGTCGCGCCAAGGGTATCCACCCATTTTTTCCATGAATTCGCCCGCCGGCATGGCGACTACGCCATTGTCGGTCTGGCGGCGCAAGCGGTCGTCTATGACGGCCGCTTTACCGATCTCCGCCTCGGCTTTTTTGCCGTCGGCGATCGGCCGCTGTTGGCTCGGGCCGCCGGCAAACTGATCAATGCTGCCGTCACGCCAGCCCTGTTGTCCGACGCCCTGTCCGCATTGGCTGACGAACTTGATCCTCAAGAGGATCATCAGGCAACACCTGCCATGCGCCGTCATCTGGCAAAGGTGTTGTTGACGCGGTGCGTGGCCGCGTTGCTTTCTCGCCCCGAGCTCGATGCGGGGGCGCTCATTTGA
- a CDS encoding LLM class flavin-dependent oxidoreductase, producing the protein MKLGFFTMPIHPLDKDWRLSLKEDREAFLLADELDFTEAYVGEHITDKAENITSCIAFIAWLAAATKQIKLGTGTINMPNAHPAAIAASIAMLDHMLDGRLIFGISPGGLLSDAEVFGNLEADRNAMFLEAINQVLQIWGSEPPYNLQGKYWNVSVQKTLIEDIGQGFIPRPLQRPHPPIVVTAVAPFSKGVTEAAARGWEPISANFLMPAWVKSHWPKYVEGCERAGRPADAANWRVAKSVFVAKDAATAKAYASDPNGPYVYYYRSLFTKLKRGGRLELFKTRRDQPDDEVTLEQICDKLIIHGTPESVADQILAFQEETGPFGTLLYAGKDWKDRELGRQSMILMAEKVMPRVNAGMASRAKAAE; encoded by the coding sequence ATGAAGCTCGGATTCTTTACCATGCCGATCCATCCGCTCGACAAGGATTGGCGGCTGTCGCTGAAGGAGGACCGCGAAGCCTTCCTGCTGGCCGACGAACTTGATTTCACCGAGGCCTATGTCGGCGAGCACATCACCGACAAAGCCGAGAACATCACCTCCTGCATCGCCTTCATCGCCTGGCTTGCGGCCGCAACGAAGCAGATCAAACTCGGCACCGGCACCATCAATATGCCGAACGCGCATCCGGCTGCGATTGCGGCCTCGATCGCGATGCTCGACCACATGCTCGACGGCCGCCTGATCTTCGGAATCAGCCCCGGCGGCCTGCTGTCGGACGCAGAGGTGTTCGGGAATCTGGAAGCCGACCGGAACGCGATGTTCCTGGAAGCCATCAACCAGGTCCTGCAGATCTGGGGGAGCGAGCCGCCGTATAATCTACAAGGCAAATACTGGAACGTATCGGTTCAAAAGACCCTAATCGAAGATATCGGCCAGGGTTTCATCCCGCGGCCGCTGCAAAGGCCGCATCCGCCGATCGTGGTGACGGCGGTGGCGCCGTTCTCAAAGGGAGTGACGGAAGCCGCAGCACGCGGCTGGGAGCCGATCTCGGCGAACTTCCTGATGCCGGCCTGGGTCAAGAGCCACTGGCCGAAATACGTCGAAGGTTGCGAACGTGCCGGCCGCCCTGCCGATGCAGCGAATTGGCGCGTCGCCAAGAGCGTGTTCGTCGCCAAGGATGCCGCGACCGCAAAGGCCTATGCCAGCGATCCAAACGGACCCTACGTCTATTATTATCGTTCGCTGTTCACCAAATTGAAACGCGGCGGCCGCCTCGAGCTGTTCAAGACGCGCCGCGACCAGCCGGACGACGAGGTGACGCTGGAACAGATCTGCGACAAGCTCATCATTCACGGCACGCCCGAGAGCGTTGCAGATCAGATCTTGGCCTTTCAGGAAGAGACCGGCCCGTTCGGCACGCTGCTCTATGCGGGCAAGGACTGGAAGGATCGCGAGCTCGGACGCCAGTCGATGATCCTGATGGCCGAAAAGGTCATGCCACGGGTCAATGCCGGCATGGCCAGCCGTGCGAAAGCCGCCGAATAA
- a CDS encoding acyl-CoA dehydrogenase family protein, protein MAGDSRTPDASSPAAPGLDSHAAMVARARALIPELRNRAARTEELRRLPPQTERDLHDAGLFRVVQPKRVGGSELDYVALIDCADALGQADASVAWNFANLASHHWMLGMFDPRAQAAVWDKDADTLIASSFIFPAGRARKVDGGYVLNGHWPFSSGVESCDWNMLASVVSSDDEADGIEYRIFLLNRRDYKINDTWNATGLCGTGSNDVRVVDAFVAEQMTVSVSDLTGGPTPGSAVNPNPLYALPVFSLFPYVLSGVGLGNAQACLNDYVEFARHRASTYNRAKVSDMQTTQIKIAEASAKIDAARLVMRTNCIDAMADARRGHVPDIAAKTRLRRDGAFSVNLCTDAVSLLFAASGARSLFTSGALQRQFRDAHAVNSHLAFNFDAAGTNYGRVALGLPSENLTL, encoded by the coding sequence ATGGCGGGAGACAGCCGCACACCGGATGCTAGTTCGCCCGCGGCGCCGGGTTTGGATAGCCATGCCGCCATGGTCGCCCGCGCCAGGGCGTTGATTCCGGAGTTGCGCAATCGCGCCGCCAGGACCGAGGAGCTGCGGCGCCTTCCGCCGCAGACCGAACGCGATCTGCATGATGCCGGCCTGTTTCGGGTCGTGCAGCCCAAACGCGTTGGCGGGTCAGAACTCGACTATGTCGCGCTGATCGATTGCGCCGATGCATTGGGACAGGCCGACGCTTCCGTGGCGTGGAATTTCGCCAACCTCGCCAGCCACCACTGGATGCTGGGTATGTTTGACCCGCGCGCGCAGGCCGCCGTGTGGGACAAGGACGCCGACACGCTGATCGCATCGTCGTTCATTTTTCCGGCCGGTCGCGCCAGGAAAGTCGACGGCGGGTATGTGCTGAACGGCCACTGGCCATTCTCTTCAGGCGTCGAATCCTGCGACTGGAATATGCTTGCCAGCGTGGTCTCGTCAGACGACGAAGCCGACGGCATCGAATACCGGATATTTCTGCTCAACAGGCGGGACTACAAGATCAACGACACCTGGAACGCGACCGGCCTGTGCGGTACCGGGTCGAACGACGTCAGGGTCGTGGACGCTTTTGTTGCAGAGCAAATGACGGTTTCCGTGAGCGACCTGACCGGTGGACCGACGCCGGGGAGCGCGGTCAACCCAAACCCGCTCTATGCGCTGCCGGTGTTTTCGCTGTTTCCCTACGTCCTGTCCGGTGTCGGCCTCGGCAACGCGCAGGCCTGCCTGAACGACTATGTCGAATTCGCGCGGCACCGGGCTTCGACCTATAATCGCGCCAAGGTCAGCGATATGCAGACCACGCAAATCAAGATCGCGGAGGCCTCCGCCAAGATCGACGCCGCGCGCCTGGTCATGCGCACGAATTGCATTGACGCCATGGCGGATGCACGGCGCGGTCACGTGCCTGATATCGCGGCCAAGACACGGCTGCGGCGCGACGGCGCCTTTTCAGTGAACCTCTGCACCGACGCGGTGTCGCTGCTGTTTGCGGCAAGCGGCGCACGCAGCCTGTTCACGTCAGGTGCGTTGCAGCGGCAATTCCGCGATGCCCATGCGGTGAATTCGCACCTCGCCTTCAATTTCGATGCGGCGGGAACCAATTATGGACGCGTGGCGCTTGGCTTGCCGTCCGAAAACCTGACGCTTTGA
- a CDS encoding ABC transporter substrate-binding protein, whose product MAYLSRRSALTIIAGGTAALAAGRAQAEDKPGRVIYPVAVPVYQTQFIADRIGYFKEAGLDCKLVQGGSGVKTREIIASSQGDIGIGDITHPMQLSNHGRAGRVLMPVDTRSSSVMFIIRKDLFDQGITTLEALTAWKRPDGRKPIVSVSSLGGTNHVWASYYMETMGLDQKVTWIGTGNVDTMLGSLKTKQVDVLVSSLSLLNDSKEQGWGALLFDGTDETIWNKYIGGKVPVTSHFTLQSTIDKDPAKMQAFVTAIWRATQWLKTHTPEQVYDAIEPYVGSTSRAANILEITALQKVADYDATIDAPGFARGEKVWFREMTGIKPLTIAEVVSPTFVEVARKAYPA is encoded by the coding sequence ATGGCCTACCTCTCAAGACGTTCTGCGCTGACGATCATCGCGGGCGGCACCGCTGCCCTGGCTGCCGGGAGGGCGCAGGCCGAAGACAAGCCGGGACGCGTGATCTATCCCGTCGCGGTGCCGGTCTATCAGACACAGTTCATTGCCGATCGGATCGGGTACTTCAAGGAAGCAGGCCTCGACTGCAAGCTGGTTCAGGGCGGCAGCGGCGTCAAGACGCGGGAGATCATCGCGTCGTCGCAGGGCGACATCGGTATCGGCGACATCACCCACCCGATGCAGCTCAGCAACCACGGCCGCGCCGGACGCGTGCTGATGCCGGTCGATACCCGGTCCAGCTCGGTGATGTTCATCATTCGGAAGGATCTGTTCGATCAGGGAATCACTACGCTGGAAGCGCTGACCGCCTGGAAGCGGCCGGACGGCCGCAAGCCGATCGTTTCGGTCTCGTCTCTCGGAGGCACCAACCACGTCTGGGCTTCCTATTACATGGAGACGATGGGGCTCGACCAGAAGGTGACCTGGATCGGGACCGGCAATGTCGACACCATGCTGGGCTCGCTGAAGACCAAACAAGTCGACGTACTCGTGAGTTCGCTGTCGCTGTTGAACGATTCGAAGGAGCAGGGTTGGGGCGCTCTGTTGTTCGACGGAACGGACGAGACGATCTGGAACAAATATATCGGCGGCAAGGTGCCGGTGACGTCGCATTTTACGTTGCAATCGACGATCGACAAGGACCCGGCCAAAATGCAGGCCTTCGTTACCGCGATCTGGCGGGCGACGCAGTGGCTCAAGACGCACACGCCCGAGCAGGTCTACGATGCGATCGAACCCTATGTCGGCAGCACTTCGCGCGCGGCCAATATCCTTGAGATCACGGCGTTGCAAAAGGTTGCCGACTACGACGCCACGATCGACGCTCCCGGTTTCGCGCGGGGCGAAAAAGTCTGGTTCCGGGAAATGACCGGCATCAAGCCGCTCACGATTGCCGAAGTCGTCAGTCCAACCTTCGTTGAAGTGGCAAGAAAGGCCTATCCCGCTTGA
- the leuD gene encoding 3-isopropylmalate dehydratase small subunit, with amino-acid sequence MPKSFNKLTAIAAPIMRSNIDTDVIIRIERLVGNAIRGTLGKWAFGALRYLPDGSENPEFILNREPYRQAEILVTGPNFGCGSSREGAVWSLQEMGIRAVIGSSFGDIFFANCFQNGILPIIVDKATVDSLAAEIELTQGAGRVGIDLEAQTIISPTGKQLRFEIDPRRREGLLQGLDEVALTLQRDDEIRAFQASDRAARPWIHFARKSA; translated from the coding sequence ATGCCAAAATCCTTCAACAAGCTGACGGCAATTGCAGCGCCGATCATGCGCAGCAACATCGATACCGATGTCATCATCCGGATCGAGCGGCTGGTCGGAAATGCCATCCGCGGAACGCTTGGTAAATGGGCGTTCGGCGCGCTGCGTTATCTGCCTGACGGTTCGGAAAACCCTGAATTCATTCTGAACCGGGAGCCCTACCGGCAGGCGGAAATTCTCGTCACCGGACCGAATTTCGGGTGCGGGTCCTCCCGCGAAGGGGCAGTGTGGTCCCTGCAGGAGATGGGGATCCGCGCCGTCATCGGCTCCAGCTTCGGCGATATCTTCTTCGCCAACTGCTTTCAGAACGGCATTCTGCCGATCATCGTCGACAAGGCAACCGTCGATAGCCTCGCGGCCGAGATTGAGCTTACGCAAGGCGCAGGGCGCGTCGGCATCGATCTCGAGGCGCAGACGATTATCTCGCCGACCGGCAAGCAACTCCGTTTCGAGATCGACCCTCGCCGGCGCGAAGGCCTGCTGCAGGGGCTCGATGAAGTTGCGTTGACGCTGCAGCGTGACGACGAAATCCGGGCCTTCCAGGCTTCCGACCGCGCCGCGCGGCCATGGATCCATTTTGCAAGGAAATCGGCATGA
- a CDS encoding ABC transporter permease: protein MRTPRHRASTLSWQIAICVAVLSIWQWGYDLHARFPSLVPDLLDPYFVSKPSEIFEHFLILSCLKSKMGVFNGWFNGDFAKCMVRNENNLWVATAITLKNTFFGFVIGVSSGFAVGLLLGRSDRLSDIFQPFITAVNSIPRIALAPIIVLAFGIGDTSKIVTSWIVVVFLVFFNTFEGARSIDEGFVSAARLLGASEWQITRTVVIPSTMAWVFASLSPAISFALIGVIVGEFIGAERGIGRLIIESEARAEASGMMVAVIVLMLVGVALSAIIWRLQAYLLRWQQHNMAE, encoded by the coding sequence ATGAGAACGCCGAGGCACCGGGCAAGCACGCTTTCGTGGCAGATCGCGATCTGCGTTGCCGTGCTTTCTATCTGGCAGTGGGGATATGACCTGCATGCCCGGTTTCCATCGCTGGTTCCGGATTTGCTCGATCCTTATTTCGTTTCGAAACCGTCTGAAATCTTCGAGCACTTCCTGATCCTGAGCTGCCTGAAGTCCAAGATGGGCGTGTTCAACGGCTGGTTCAATGGTGACTTTGCCAAATGCATGGTCCGCAACGAGAACAATCTCTGGGTCGCCACCGCGATCACGCTGAAGAACACATTCTTTGGATTTGTCATCGGCGTATCATCTGGTTTCGCGGTCGGGTTGCTGCTGGGGCGGTCGGATCGGCTCAGCGACATTTTTCAACCCTTCATCACCGCCGTGAATTCCATACCCCGTATCGCGCTGGCGCCGATCATCGTACTAGCGTTCGGGATCGGCGACACGTCGAAGATCGTGACGTCCTGGATCGTGGTCGTATTCCTGGTGTTCTTCAATACGTTCGAAGGTGCACGTTCGATCGATGAAGGCTTCGTCAGCGCCGCGCGGCTATTGGGCGCCAGCGAGTGGCAGATCACGCGGACGGTGGTGATCCCCTCGACCATGGCATGGGTGTTTGCCTCGCTGTCGCCGGCGATTTCCTTTGCGCTGATAGGCGTCATCGTCGGTGAATTCATCGGTGCCGAGCGCGGCATCGGCCGGCTGATCATCGAGTCGGAAGCGCGAGCGGAAGCTTCCGGCATGATGGTTGCCGTTATCGTGCTGATGCTGGTTGGCGTTGCACTGTCGGCCATCATCTGGCGGTTGCAGGCATATCTGTTGCGCTGGCAGCAGCATAATATGGCGGAGTAG
- the leuB gene encoding 3-isopropylmalate dehydrogenase produces MNTRSNMVKVAVVGGEGIGPEVTAQSQRILNWFAAKRGVPMTLREAQYGIIPYLATGKVLPDDTVEAMEEADAIVWGATGGPETKEVPAAARKAGSLLGLRSKYDLYANLRPIVANPALADSAPLKAHVLKGVDFVIIRELTSGIYFGEPRGIETLADGQRRGFNTEQYTTNQVRRVARSAFELARTRRNKVCSVDKANVLETSVLWREEVIALHKEEFSDVELTHLYVDNAAMQIVREPAQFDVMVTGNIFGDILSDCAAMASGSLGMLPSASLGPVDKFGRRKALYEPVHGSAPDIAGKGIANPLGSILSVAMMLRMTLNRPEDADLLEQAVDAALATGARTADIAEPGAKKLSTAEMGDAVLSALEKVAAKEKERA; encoded by the coding sequence ATGAATACGCGTTCCAATATGGTGAAGGTCGCCGTGGTTGGCGGCGAGGGCATCGGCCCCGAGGTGACGGCACAGTCGCAGCGTATTCTCAACTGGTTTGCGGCCAAGCGTGGCGTTCCCATGACGCTGCGCGAGGCGCAGTATGGCATCATTCCCTATCTTGCGACCGGCAAGGTGCTACCCGACGATACGGTCGAGGCGATGGAAGAGGCCGACGCGATCGTTTGGGGCGCGACCGGCGGTCCTGAAACCAAAGAGGTGCCTGCGGCTGCGCGCAAGGCAGGCAGCTTATTGGGGCTACGAAGCAAATACGATCTCTACGCTAACTTGAGGCCGATCGTTGCCAACCCGGCGCTGGCCGATTCCGCGCCGCTGAAGGCGCATGTGCTGAAAGGGGTCGATTTCGTCATTATCCGCGAACTGACGAGCGGCATCTATTTCGGCGAACCGCGCGGCATCGAAACGCTGGCCGACGGCCAGCGCCGCGGCTTCAACACCGAGCAATATACCACCAACCAGGTCCGCCGCGTGGCGCGGTCGGCTTTCGAACTGGCACGGACGCGCAGGAACAAGGTCTGCTCGGTCGACAAGGCCAACGTGCTCGAGACCAGTGTGTTGTGGCGTGAGGAGGTAATCGCCCTGCACAAGGAGGAGTTCTCCGACGTCGAACTGACCCATCTCTACGTCGATAACGCCGCGATGCAGATCGTTCGCGAACCGGCGCAGTTCGACGTGATGGTGACCGGCAACATTTTCGGCGACATCCTGTCCGATTGCGCGGCCATGGCGTCGGGCTCGCTCGGCATGTTGCCGTCGGCGTCATTGGGGCCGGTCGACAAGTTCGGCCGCCGCAAGGCACTGTACGAGCCGGTCCACGGTAGCGCGCCCGACATTGCGGGCAAAGGCATCGCCAATCCGCTGGGCTCGATCCTCAGTGTCGCGATGATGCTGCGCATGACGTTGAATCGGCCCGAGGATGCCGATTTGCTCGAGCAAGCCGTGGATGCTGCTTTGGCGACAGGCGCCCGGACCGCAGATATCGCCGAGCCGGGCGCGAAAAAACTGTCCACGGCGGAGATGGGCGATGCCGTCCTCAGCGCCCTGGAGAAGGTCGCGGCGAAGGAGAAGGAGCGAGCGTAA
- a CDS encoding polysaccharide deacetylase family protein gives MALSDRIPYQAQIDRPKLALPGGKKLAVWVILNVEEWRIENAMPRTVLSPPMGQPLLPDVPNWSWHEYGMRAGFWRQFKALTDRKMPVTLAINGNVCNSYPRVASAALEAGFEFMGHGFMQGPMHKLDNQADAIKRAVETIAKFSGKPPRSWESPGLTETEETLDLLRLNGIEYLADWVIDDLPQDIATPHGTITTIPYSVETNDIVIHALQHLPSEQFLKRCTDQFDRLYLEGASNARIMAISIHPYITGVPHRIKYLEALLDYVIGHDGVALMTASEIGDWYRAEMAKV, from the coding sequence GTGGCTCTCAGCGATCGCATCCCCTATCAGGCGCAAATCGACCGGCCAAAGCTGGCCCTGCCCGGCGGCAAGAAGCTCGCGGTCTGGGTCATCCTGAATGTCGAGGAGTGGCGCATCGAGAATGCGATGCCGCGTACGGTGCTGAGCCCGCCGATGGGCCAGCCGTTGTTGCCCGACGTGCCGAACTGGTCATGGCATGAATACGGCATGCGCGCCGGCTTCTGGCGGCAGTTCAAGGCGCTGACTGACCGCAAGATGCCGGTGACGCTGGCGATCAACGGCAATGTCTGCAACAGCTACCCTCGGGTCGCGTCTGCGGCGCTTGAAGCCGGCTTCGAATTCATGGGCCACGGTTTCATGCAGGGCCCGATGCACAAGCTCGACAACCAGGCCGACGCGATCAAGCGCGCGGTCGAGACCATCGCGAAATTTTCGGGAAAGCCGCCACGGTCATGGGAGAGCCCCGGCCTCACCGAGACCGAGGAGACCCTCGATCTGCTGCGCCTCAACGGTATCGAATATCTGGCAGACTGGGTGATCGACGACCTGCCGCAGGATATCGCCACGCCTCACGGCACCATCACAACGATCCCGTATTCGGTCGAAACCAACGACATCGTGATCCACGCCTTGCAGCATCTGCCGTCCGAGCAGTTCCTGAAGCGCTGCACCGACCAGTTCGACCGGCTCTATCTCGAAGGCGCATCGAACGCGCGGATCATGGCGATCTCCATACATCCGTACATCACGGGCGTGCCGCACCGGATCAAATATCTGGAAGCGCTGCTCGACTACGTCATCGGCCACGATGGCGTCGCCCTGATGACCGCCAGCGAGATCGGGGATTGGTACCGGGCCGAAATGGCGAAGGTATAG
- a CDS encoding ABC transporter ATP-binding protein yields MNAPTRSPTPPARTSDADRIDVRGLSKSFQLAGTAIEAVRDVSFSVRRGEFVALLGPSGSGKSTVLNMIATLAKPSGGQILIDGKPVIAGKATPGVGYVFQRDTLFPWRTVADNIGYGLQLAGIGDAERKERVATCLAQAGLQGFGDAYPSALSGGMRQRAALMRTLVVEPQILLMDEPFGALDTHTKIDMHEVLLRIWDREQQTVLFVTHDLGEALTLADRIILFSARPGQIKDMFDVDFARPRDAVKVRETPRYAELFQHIWHSLGEEFIKGRSR; encoded by the coding sequence TTGAACGCACCGACGCGATCGCCGACGCCGCCCGCCCGGACCAGCGACGCCGATCGCATCGACGTCAGGGGGCTGAGTAAATCGTTCCAGCTCGCAGGCACTGCGATCGAGGCGGTGCGCGACGTTTCCTTCAGTGTACGCCGCGGCGAGTTCGTGGCGCTGCTGGGGCCGTCGGGATCCGGCAAGAGCACGGTTCTCAACATGATCGCGACCCTGGCGAAGCCGAGTGGCGGCCAGATCCTGATCGACGGCAAGCCGGTGATCGCCGGCAAGGCGACGCCCGGTGTCGGCTACGTCTTCCAGCGCGATACGCTGTTTCCCTGGCGCACCGTCGCCGACAATATCGGCTATGGCTTGCAGCTTGCCGGCATCGGGGATGCGGAGCGCAAAGAGCGAGTCGCCACCTGCCTCGCGCAAGCCGGATTGCAGGGGTTCGGTGACGCCTACCCGTCGGCCTTGTCCGGCGGCATGCGGCAACGTGCAGCGTTGATGCGCACGCTGGTGGTCGAGCCGCAGATCCTGTTAATGGACGAGCCATTCGGCGCGCTCGATACCCACACCAAGATCGATATGCATGAAGTGCTGCTGCGGATCTGGGATCGCGAGCAGCAAACCGTCCTGTTCGTGACGCATGATCTCGGTGAAGCCTTGACCCTGGCCGACCGCATCATCCTGTTCTCGGCGCGTCCAGGCCAGATCAAGGACATGTTCGACGTGGATTTCGCGCGGCCGCGGGATGCGGTCAAGGTGCGTGAGACGCCGCGCTATGCCGAATTGTTCCAGCACATCTGGCATTCGCTCGGGGAAGAATTCATCAAAGGTCGCAGCCGATGA